In Natronococcus occultus SP4, the following proteins share a genomic window:
- a CDS encoding Zn-dependent hydrolase: protein MEIDRQRLRRDIEANAAFGAIDAEIGRGRTVLTGTAANREARDRLVERCEDAGLTVTVDAVGNIAATWVPANADPDTAPVAAGSHLDSVPEGGIFDGPLGVYGALEAVRTLRESDLATTLERPITVVSFTEEEGTRFGGGMLGSSVATGRRSPEDALVTTDGEDTTLEDALESIGYRGEGVLAAAEWDSFLELHVEQDTRLEERGVPVGVVTTITGIAHATAEIVGEANHAGATGMDERTDALAAASEFVLELEAAGRERAAAGDGTAVATVGKGTVRPNATNVVPGAVELGVDVRDVEYETMEAILETATATLERLEDDRGVATSFEREIDIEPAPMDRRCRDALETAGSRAGIDVLEMHSGAAHDAMRVSRVTDAGMLFAPSEDGLSHTPHEWTDWEDCATATRVLAGALAELAGADGT from the coding sequence ATGGAGATCGACAGGCAGCGACTCCGCAGGGACATCGAGGCGAACGCGGCGTTCGGGGCGATCGACGCCGAGATAGGCCGAGGACGGACCGTCCTCACTGGCACCGCGGCGAACCGGGAGGCCCGCGACCGGCTCGTCGAGCGCTGCGAGGACGCGGGGCTTACGGTCACGGTCGACGCCGTCGGCAACATCGCGGCGACCTGGGTGCCCGCAAACGCCGATCCCGACACCGCGCCGGTGGCGGCGGGGAGCCACCTCGACTCGGTTCCCGAGGGCGGGATCTTCGACGGGCCGCTGGGAGTGTACGGCGCCCTCGAGGCGGTCCGGACGCTACGGGAGAGCGACCTCGCGACGACCCTCGAGCGCCCGATTACGGTCGTCTCGTTCACCGAGGAGGAGGGGACCCGCTTCGGCGGGGGGATGCTCGGCTCCTCGGTCGCGACCGGGCGCCGGAGTCCCGAGGACGCCCTCGTGACGACCGACGGTGAGGACACCACTCTCGAGGACGCGCTCGAGTCGATCGGCTACCGCGGCGAGGGCGTCCTCGCGGCCGCGGAGTGGGACAGCTTTCTCGAGCTCCACGTCGAGCAGGACACCCGCCTCGAGGAACGGGGCGTTCCGGTCGGGGTCGTGACGACGATCACGGGGATCGCCCACGCGACCGCCGAGATCGTCGGCGAGGCGAACCACGCGGGCGCGACGGGGATGGACGAGCGAACGGACGCGCTGGCGGCCGCCAGCGAATTCGTGCTGGAACTCGAGGCCGCGGGCCGCGAGCGCGCCGCGGCCGGCGACGGGACGGCCGTCGCGACCGTCGGCAAAGGGACCGTTCGCCCGAACGCGACGAACGTTGTCCCCGGCGCGGTCGAGCTCGGGGTCGACGTGCGCGACGTCGAGTACGAGACGATGGAGGCGATCCTCGAGACGGCGACGGCGACCCTCGAGCGGCTCGAGGACGACCGCGGCGTCGCGACGAGCTTCGAGCGCGAGATCGACATCGAGCCGGCGCCGATGGATCGCCGGTGCCGGGACGCCCTCGAGACGGCCGGCTCGCGGGCGGGGATCGACGTCCTCGAGATGCACTCGGGGGCGGCCCACGACGCGATGCGGGTCTCGCGAGTCACCGACGCGGGGATGCTGTTTGCCCCCTCCGAGGACGGGCTCTCGCACACGCCCCACGAGTGGACCGACTGGGAGGACTGCGCGACGGCGACGCGGGTGCTGGCGGGAGCGCTCGCGGAGCTCGCGGGCGCCGACGGGACGTAG
- a CDS encoding dCTP deaminase/dUTPase family protein — protein MSDDHPLADAVDNLVYEPVQVHDRGIDLTVSAIYTVAAPGSLDFGGDELADADLEPVETTRRDPDDEYGWWNLEGGRYVVQHNEFLTDLADPLLLQPNNELLARGGSHPTVQVDSHLPLLPLSVPDGGLEIKENARISTLAPVGDSFDIGAVEEP, from the coding sequence ATGAGCGACGACCACCCGCTCGCCGACGCCGTCGACAACCTGGTGTACGAACCGGTACAGGTCCACGATCGGGGTATCGATCTGACGGTGAGCGCGATCTACACGGTCGCCGCGCCCGGCAGCCTCGACTTCGGCGGGGACGAGCTGGCCGACGCCGACCTCGAGCCCGTCGAGACGACCCGCCGCGATCCCGACGACGAGTACGGCTGGTGGAACCTCGAGGGCGGTCGGTACGTCGTCCAGCACAACGAGTTCCTCACCGACCTCGCGGACCCCCTCCTGCTCCAGCCGAACAACGAGCTGCTGGCCCGGGGCGGTTCCCATCCGACGGTCCAGGTCGACTCCCACCTTCCTTTGCTCCCGCTGTCGGTCCCCGACGGCGGGCTCGAGATCAAGGAAAACGCCCGGATCTCGACGCTCGCGCCAGTCGGCGACTCGTTCGATATCGGCGCGGTCGAGGAGCCGTAG